Proteins from a single region of Amycolatopsis sp. CA-230715:
- a CDS encoding pyridoxal phosphate-dependent decarboxylase family protein, which translates to MDPIFAGTTTGRAALAGYLKTTLDAVGEGVRARGGPIPAGEPDALARAWAAGFGALLPETGAGPDHALTEIVTRLAEGAADPADPACAAHLHCPPLAVAVAADTAVSALNPSLDSWDQAPAASALEDRLVAALAGLTGYDAGTAGGAVTTGGTESNLMGLLLARDRIVRAITGAEVSRTGIPAELTGKLRILCSSVAHFSVARSAGLLGLGEDAVLPVAVDEADRMRPDALCVELMRVRERGEVPLAVVATAGTTDLGAIDPLGAIAELTYAHRVWFHVDAAYGGGALFSDRLAPLLAGIGRSDSVGLDLHKLGWQPVAAGVFLSRDRAGFRTLDRTVAYLNPADDEAAGYRSRLGLSLRTTRRADAAKIAVTLRAFGRRGLGALVDRCHDLARYAAAEIGADPGLELRAEPTLSTVVFRFLPPAGTDPDQANARLRRALLASGTAVVGRTTMPDRSGRPATYLKLTLLNPTTTQADIDKLLLDIRAEAELSR; encoded by the coding sequence ATGGATCCCATCTTCGCGGGCACGACTACGGGAAGGGCCGCGCTGGCAGGCTACTTGAAGACCACGCTCGACGCCGTCGGCGAGGGTGTGCGGGCCAGGGGCGGGCCGATCCCGGCCGGGGAACCGGACGCGCTGGCACGGGCGTGGGCGGCCGGATTCGGCGCGCTGCTCCCGGAAACCGGGGCAGGGCCGGACCACGCGCTGACCGAGATCGTCACGAGGCTGGCCGAAGGGGCGGCCGATCCGGCCGATCCGGCGTGCGCCGCGCACCTGCACTGCCCGCCGCTCGCGGTCGCGGTCGCCGCCGACACCGCGGTCTCCGCGCTGAACCCTTCGCTGGACTCGTGGGACCAGGCACCCGCCGCGAGCGCGCTGGAAGACCGCCTGGTCGCGGCACTGGCCGGGCTCACCGGGTACGACGCCGGAACCGCTGGCGGGGCCGTGACCACGGGCGGCACCGAGTCGAACCTGATGGGGTTGCTGCTGGCCCGTGACCGGATCGTGCGTGCCATCACCGGTGCGGAGGTCTCCCGCACCGGGATTCCGGCCGAGCTGACCGGCAAGCTGCGCATCCTGTGCTCTTCGGTCGCGCACTTTTCGGTCGCGCGATCGGCCGGGCTGCTCGGGCTGGGTGAGGACGCGGTGCTGCCGGTCGCGGTCGACGAAGCCGACCGGATGCGTCCGGACGCGCTGTGCGTCGAACTGATGCGGGTGCGCGAGCGCGGCGAGGTCCCGCTCGCCGTGGTGGCCACCGCGGGCACCACCGACCTCGGCGCGATCGATCCACTGGGGGCGATCGCCGAACTGACCTACGCGCACCGGGTCTGGTTCCACGTCGACGCGGCCTACGGTGGCGGCGCACTGTTCTCCGACCGGCTCGCGCCGCTGCTCGCCGGGATCGGCCGGTCCGATTCGGTCGGGCTGGACCTGCACAAGCTGGGCTGGCAGCCGGTCGCGGCCGGGGTGTTCCTCAGCCGCGACCGCGCCGGGTTCCGCACGCTCGACCGCACGGTCGCCTACCTCAACCCCGCCGACGACGAGGCGGCCGGGTACCGCAGCAGGCTCGGCCTGTCCCTGCGGACCACCCGGCGCGCCGACGCCGCCAAGATCGCGGTGACGTTGCGGGCGTTCGGCAGGCGCGGCCTCGGCGCGCTGGTGGACCGCTGCCACGACCTCGCGCGGTACGCGGCGGCGGAGATCGGCGCCGACCCGGGGCTGGAACTGCGCGCCGAACCGACGCTGAGCACCGTGGTGTTCCGCTTCCTCCCGCCCGCGGGCACGGATCCCGACCAGGCCAACGCACGGCTGCGGCGCGCGTTGCTGGCGTCGGGGACGGCCGTGGTCGGGCGCACCACGATGCCGGACCGGTCAGGGCGGCCCGCCACGTACCTCAAGCTCACCCTGCTCAACCCGACGACCACCCAGGCCGACATCGACAAGCTCCTGCTCGACATCCGCGCCGAAGCCGAACTGTCCCGTTAG
- a CDS encoding alpha-N-acetylglucosaminidase produces MRTRLLALTCAAVTALGTVTVTGAAAGTDAAGAFDTAAARASLHRVLPGADRQFRLRALPPQETGDHFEISGHAGAITVAATSPATLLAGAGWYLEHVAGVDISLPGQSVSRLPGVLPAPPGVIRQAASVANRFALNDTDEGYSGPYRDFASYEREIDVLALHGVNEVFVETGTDAVYYEALRSFGYTRSELLSWIPGPAHQPWWLLQNMSSFGGPVPERLVLDRAALGKRLVDRLHDLGMTPVLPGYFGTVPPRFTEKNPSARVVPQGDWGGFTRPDWLDPRNPVFARLAAEFYRWQARLVGTGSMVKMDLLHEGGQAGDVPVADAARAVFAAMDRARPGATWVLLGWQSNPKPEIIDAVPDRKRLFIVDGLSDRYNDLDREKTWKGTPYAFGTIPNFGGHTTIGANTGVWSSRFDQWRSKPDSALAGIAYLPEGTGTDPVAFEMFTDLAWHDGPLDQAAWFAGYAARRYGCADPHATAAWDALRRGPYSMPSGKWSEAQDGLFTARPSLTATKAAAYSPEEMRYDPATVKTALAELLAVAPSCRTTDAYRYDLVNTARQVLANASRDLLPRLKSAYDRKDLPGFRALAGQWRGDLALLDSLLGSDPRFLIGPWLDAAKSSARGDAQRARFEYDARSIITTWGDRAASDDGNLHDYANRELSGLVRDFYAMRWNTYLDSLDKALVTGGQPAPIDWYALEDGWNRARRSYPVTATGDPHQLATQVANLPS; encoded by the coding sequence ATGAGGACGCGTCTGCTAGCACTGACCTGCGCGGCGGTGACCGCGCTCGGCACCGTCACGGTCACCGGCGCCGCGGCCGGGACCGATGCCGCGGGCGCCTTCGACACGGCGGCCGCGCGGGCGAGCCTGCACCGCGTCCTGCCCGGCGCCGACCGCCAGTTCCGCCTTCGCGCGCTTCCCCCGCAGGAAACGGGCGACCACTTCGAAATCTCCGGTCACGCCGGTGCGATCACCGTCGCCGCCACCTCCCCCGCGACGCTGCTCGCCGGGGCTGGCTGGTACCTGGAGCACGTGGCCGGTGTCGACATCTCGTTGCCGGGACAAAGCGTTTCGCGGTTGCCCGGCGTGCTGCCCGCGCCGCCGGGCGTGATCCGGCAGGCGGCCTCGGTGGCGAACCGGTTCGCGCTCAACGACACCGACGAGGGCTACTCCGGTCCCTATCGCGATTTCGCCTCGTACGAACGGGAAATCGACGTGCTCGCGTTGCACGGCGTCAACGAGGTGTTCGTGGAAACGGGCACGGACGCGGTCTACTACGAAGCGCTGCGCTCGTTCGGCTACACGCGCTCGGAGCTGCTGTCCTGGATTCCCGGCCCCGCGCACCAGCCGTGGTGGCTGCTGCAGAACATGTCCTCGTTCGGCGGCCCGGTCCCCGAGCGCCTCGTCCTCGACCGCGCCGCGCTCGGCAAGCGGCTCGTCGACCGGCTCCACGACCTCGGCATGACACCGGTGCTGCCGGGTTACTTCGGCACCGTGCCACCGCGTTTCACCGAGAAGAATCCATCGGCGCGGGTGGTGCCGCAGGGCGACTGGGGCGGGTTCACCCGGCCGGACTGGCTCGATCCGCGCAATCCGGTGTTCGCCAGGCTCGCCGCGGAGTTCTACCGCTGGCAGGCACGGCTGGTCGGCACCGGCTCGATGGTGAAGATGGACCTGCTGCACGAAGGCGGCCAGGCCGGTGACGTACCGGTCGCCGACGCCGCGCGGGCCGTGTTCGCCGCGATGGACCGGGCCCGTCCCGGCGCGACCTGGGTGCTGCTCGGCTGGCAGAGCAACCCGAAGCCGGAGATCATCGACGCGGTACCCGACCGGAAACGACTGTTCATCGTGGACGGACTGTCCGATCGCTACAACGACCTCGACCGCGAAAAGACCTGGAAGGGCACTCCCTACGCGTTCGGCACGATCCCGAACTTCGGCGGGCACACCACGATCGGCGCCAACACCGGCGTGTGGTCAAGCCGGTTCGACCAGTGGCGGTCCAAACCGGACAGTGCGCTGGCCGGGATCGCCTACCTGCCGGAGGGCACCGGGACCGATCCCGTCGCGTTCGAGATGTTCACCGATCTCGCGTGGCACGACGGGCCGCTGGACCAGGCGGCGTGGTTCGCCGGGTACGCGGCGCGGCGGTACGGCTGCGCCGACCCGCACGCCACCGCGGCGTGGGACGCGTTACGGCGCGGGCCGTACAGCATGCCGTCGGGCAAGTGGAGCGAAGCGCAGGACGGGTTGTTCACCGCGCGGCCCAGCCTGACCGCGACCAAAGCCGCCGCGTACTCGCCGGAGGAGATGCGGTACGACCCGGCCACGGTGAAGACCGCGCTCGCGGAACTGCTCGCCGTGGCACCGTCCTGCCGCACCACCGACGCCTACCGGTACGACCTGGTGAACACCGCGCGGCAGGTGCTCGCCAACGCGAGCCGGGATCTGCTGCCCCGGCTGAAATCCGCCTACGACCGCAAGGACCTGCCCGGGTTCCGCGCGCTGGCCGGGCAGTGGCGCGGCGATCTCGCCCTGCTGGACTCCTTGCTCGGCAGCGACCCGCGGTTCCTGATCGGACCGTGGCTCGACGCCGCGAAGTCCAGCGCGCGCGGAGACGCGCAACGCGCCCGGTTCGAGTACGACGCGCGCTCGATCATCACCACCTGGGGCGACCGCGCCGCGAGCGACGACGGCAACCTGCACGACTACGCCAACCGCGAGCTTTCCGGTCTGGTGCGCGACTTCTACGCGATGCGCTGGAACACCTACCTCGACTCGCTGGACAAGGCACTCGTCACCGGCGGCCAACCCGCGCCGATCGACTGGTACGCACTGGAAGACGGCTGGAACCGGGCGCGGCGGTCGTACCCGGTCACCGCCACCGGCGATCCCCACCAGCTCGCCACGCAGGTGGCGAACCTCCCGTCCTAG
- a CDS encoding putative leader peptide → MDGTPLTRRRHVDLARVAGCRCTA, encoded by the coding sequence ATGGACGGCACCCCGCTGACCCGCCGCCGCCACGTGGACCTCGCCCGCGTGGCCGGTTGTCGTTGTACCGCTTGA
- a CDS encoding DHA2 family efflux MFS transporter permease subunit, with product MAEGKSTARPRELGRGARNLVVAAIMLGMLLSALDQTIVATALPTIVGDLGGGSHLSWVVTAYLLAETIMTALIGKFGDLFGRKKAFIASVALFLVGSFFAGWADQMGTLIAFRAVQGLGGGGLMVTAAAVIADVVPLRERGKYQGFIGAVFGISTVVGPLLGGLFVDHLSWRWAFYVNIPLGILVLVIAAIALPRVVSTAKPRIDYLGIILIALAASGLTLVTSWGGTEYPWGSPTILLMAAASVVLLIAFVLVEQRAAEPMLPMRLFRGRVFSVSGILSFLVGFAMLGGITYLPTYLQYVRGETATQSGLWMLPLVAGLMAAALATGTVISRTGRYRLFPIAGSVLMVAGLLLMSLLDADTSYWLMSLYMIVLGAGVGLIMQVPVIVVQSTADYADLGVATSGVSFLRTLGSSFGVALFGTIYSGNLPDKLAAALARNPLPPGVDPRVAQSPQALHALPASLRTPIIGAYVDTLHLMFLYAAPVGVLALVVALFLKEVPLRDTSRAAASGNSGVGESFAVPASSDSEQELEKLIATMMGRLKSDPGNEILARTGLTITIAQAWLLQHVYRTSVDDGDATMQEIAELTDVPAGIFEPTAQQLVGLGLLVETDGHYRFTTEGSEVFTQLVAGWRDWLLDQLADWREPRQREFTEAVDAMARRITDTGRSLGVGRHAML from the coding sequence ATGGCAGAGGGCAAATCGACCGCGCGGCCACGCGAACTGGGCAGGGGCGCGCGCAACCTGGTCGTCGCCGCGATCATGCTCGGCATGCTGCTGTCCGCGCTCGACCAGACGATCGTGGCCACGGCGCTGCCGACGATCGTCGGCGATCTCGGCGGCGGTTCGCACCTGTCCTGGGTGGTCACCGCGTACCTGCTCGCCGAGACCATCATGACCGCGCTGATCGGGAAGTTCGGCGATCTGTTCGGCCGCAAGAAGGCGTTCATCGCGAGCGTGGCGCTGTTCCTGGTCGGCTCGTTCTTCGCGGGATGGGCCGACCAGATGGGCACCCTCATCGCGTTCCGCGCGGTGCAGGGCCTCGGCGGCGGCGGGCTGATGGTCACCGCCGCCGCGGTGATCGCCGACGTGGTACCCCTGCGGGAACGCGGCAAGTACCAGGGTTTCATCGGCGCGGTGTTCGGCATCTCGACCGTGGTCGGGCCGTTGCTCGGCGGGCTGTTCGTCGACCACCTGAGCTGGCGCTGGGCGTTCTACGTCAACATCCCGCTCGGGATTCTCGTGCTCGTGATCGCCGCGATCGCGCTCCCCCGGGTCGTTTCGACGGCGAAACCCCGTATCGACTACCTCGGCATCATCCTGATCGCGCTGGCCGCCAGCGGGCTCACCCTGGTCACCAGCTGGGGCGGGACCGAGTACCCGTGGGGTTCGCCGACGATCCTGCTGATGGCCGCCGCCTCGGTCGTGCTGCTGATCGCGTTCGTACTGGTGGAACAGCGCGCCGCGGAGCCGATGCTGCCGATGCGGCTGTTCCGCGGGCGGGTGTTCAGCGTGTCGGGCATCCTCAGCTTCCTGGTCGGGTTCGCCATGCTCGGCGGGATCACCTACCTGCCGACCTACCTGCAGTACGTCCGCGGCGAGACCGCGACGCAGTCGGGGCTGTGGATGCTGCCGCTCGTGGCGGGACTGATGGCCGCCGCACTGGCCACCGGCACCGTGATCAGCAGGACCGGCCGCTACCGGCTCTTCCCGATCGCCGGCTCGGTGCTGATGGTGGCGGGGCTCCTGCTGATGTCGCTGCTCGACGCCGATACCAGCTACTGGCTGATGAGCCTCTACATGATCGTGCTCGGCGCCGGGGTCGGGCTCATCATGCAGGTGCCGGTGATCGTCGTGCAGAGCACCGCGGACTACGCGGACCTCGGCGTCGCCACCTCGGGCGTGAGCTTCCTGCGCACGCTGGGGAGTTCGTTCGGGGTGGCGCTGTTCGGCACGATCTACTCGGGCAACCTGCCGGACAAGCTCGCCGCCGCGCTCGCCCGGAACCCGCTACCGCCCGGGGTCGATCCGCGCGTGGCGCAGAGCCCGCAGGCATTGCACGCGCTGCCCGCGTCGCTGCGCACCCCGATCATCGGGGCCTATGTGGACACTCTCCACCTGATGTTCCTATACGCCGCGCCCGTCGGTGTGCTGGCGCTCGTGGTCGCGCTGTTCCTGAAGGAGGTTCCGCTACGGGACACTTCGCGCGCGGCGGCCTCGGGGAACAGCGGGGTCGGCGAAAGCTTCGCGGTGCCCGCGTCGAGCGATTCGGAGCAGGAGCTGGAAAAGCTCATCGCGACCATGATGGGACGGCTCAAATCCGACCCTGGCAACGAAATCCTCGCCAGGACCGGGCTGACGATCACGATCGCGCAGGCGTGGCTGCTCCAGCACGTCTACCGCACTTCGGTGGACGACGGCGACGCGACCATGCAGGAGATCGCCGAACTGACCGACGTGCCGGCCGGGATCTTCGAACCGACCGCGCAGCAGCTCGTCGGCCTCGGCCTCCTCGTCGAAACCGATGGCCACTACCGGTTCACGACCGAAGGCAGCGAGGTGTTCACCCAGCTCGTCGCGGGCTGGCGCGACTGGCTGCTCGATCAGCTCGCGGACTGGCGGGAACCGCGGCAGCGGGAATTCACCGAAGCCGTCGACGCGATGGCGAGGCGGATCACCGACACCGGCCGTTCCCTGGGCGTCGGCCGCCACGCGATGCTGTGA
- a CDS encoding helix-turn-helix domain-containing protein codes for MGRRERPLDEDGGAVTRFAAELRRLRVDAGTPTFRELARRAHYAAGTLSEATGGKKLPTLAVTTAFVRACGGDERAWEARWRAASAALAAERD; via the coding sequence ATGGGGCGCCGGGAACGTCCGCTGGACGAGGATGGCGGTGCGGTGACGCGGTTCGCGGCGGAGCTGCGGCGGCTGCGGGTGGACGCCGGGACGCCGACGTTCCGCGAGCTCGCCCGGCGCGCGCACTACGCCGCGGGCACGTTGTCCGAGGCCACGGGCGGGAAGAAGCTGCCGACCCTGGCCGTGACGACGGCGTTCGTCCGTGCCTGCGGCGGCGATGAGCGGGCATGGGAAGCCCGCTGGCGCGCGGCCAGCGCCGCGCTCGCGGCGGAACGGGACTGA
- a CDS encoding acyl-CoA dehydrogenase family protein: protein MTTTENPVRTEAEWLETARDVAAKLAVDAVERDRANQTPHREVQLLKDSGLVTLLGPPEHGGGGQSWETAYRVTREVARADGSIGQLLGYHYLWAWAARLVATDAQIAAVEELYTSNKLFFGGAVNPRDSDLTITDEGDEIVYNGHKSFSTGSKVSDLTVLEGVLSGTEDHIFAIVPSKQDGIVFHDDWDNIGQRLTESGGVSITGVRVPWESAAGYVDKAFRPLTYNTLNVPAIQLVFTNFYLGIAQGALETALAYTRDRTRPWPYGGDDKESAAQEWYILDAYGDLQAKLWAVEALTDKAGAAISAVLHAPREDLTPAARGEIAVLIAAAKQRAIDTGLEIGTKIFELTGARASASQYGFDRFWRNLRTHSLHDPVAYKRREVGAYALLNEIPEPTWYT from the coding sequence ATGACCACGACCGAAAACCCCGTACGCACCGAAGCCGAATGGCTCGAAACCGCGCGCGACGTCGCGGCCAAGCTCGCCGTCGACGCCGTCGAACGCGATCGCGCGAACCAGACACCGCACCGCGAAGTGCAGCTACTGAAGGACTCCGGGCTTGTCACGTTGCTCGGCCCGCCCGAACACGGAGGTGGCGGGCAGAGCTGGGAGACCGCCTACCGCGTCACGCGCGAGGTCGCCCGCGCGGACGGCTCGATCGGCCAGCTGCTCGGCTACCACTACCTGTGGGCGTGGGCGGCGCGGCTGGTGGCCACCGATGCGCAGATCGCCGCGGTCGAAGAGCTGTACACCAGCAACAAGCTGTTCTTCGGCGGCGCGGTCAACCCCCGTGACTCCGACCTGACGATCACCGACGAGGGCGACGAGATCGTCTACAACGGACACAAGTCCTTCTCGACCGGGAGCAAGGTCTCCGACCTGACCGTGCTGGAGGGCGTGCTTTCCGGTACCGAGGACCACATCTTCGCGATCGTTCCGTCCAAACAGGACGGGATCGTGTTCCACGACGACTGGGACAACATCGGCCAGCGGCTCACCGAATCCGGCGGCGTGAGCATCACCGGGGTGCGGGTGCCGTGGGAGAGCGCGGCGGGATACGTCGACAAGGCGTTCCGCCCGCTGACCTACAACACGCTCAACGTGCCCGCCATCCAGCTCGTGTTCACGAACTTCTACCTCGGCATCGCGCAAGGCGCGCTGGAGACCGCGCTGGCCTACACCCGCGACCGGACCAGGCCGTGGCCCTACGGCGGCGACGACAAGGAATCGGCCGCGCAGGAGTGGTACATCCTCGACGCCTACGGCGATCTGCAGGCGAAGCTGTGGGCCGTCGAGGCGCTGACCGACAAGGCGGGCGCGGCGATCTCGGCGGTGCTGCACGCGCCGAGGGAGGACCTCACCCCGGCCGCCCGCGGCGAGATCGCGGTGCTCATCGCCGCGGCCAAGCAACGCGCGATCGACACCGGGCTCGAGATCGGCACGAAGATCTTCGAACTGACCGGTGCCCGCGCCAGCGCGTCGCAGTACGGCTTCGACCGGTTCTGGCGCAACCTGCGGACGCATTCCCTGCACGACCCGGTGGCCTACAAGCGCAGGGAAGTGGGCGCCTACGCGCTCCTGAACGAAATTCCGGAGCCCACCTGGTACACCTGA
- a CDS encoding 3-oxoacyl-[acyl-carrier-protein] synthase III C-terminal domain-containing protein, whose amino-acid sequence MRFDDLHLTGIGCHLGSLTPVSGPVTAGTYTPEEAAKTGQLSTSVADRHGPDLAVSAAREALRHADAVSGETVRPSLSLHAGIYYAGIDFWHAASYVRDQLGIGPWAGLALEIGAMSNSMVAGLDLAASVLSGRPDHEDVLLTAGDRFGDPGFPHWSTDIGIVYGDAGSAIVVSRRPGFARLLSVASFSDPSLEGLQRGAEPFRSVSSAARTPIDIRLRKRQWLEDRGTDYVHTRNSDAVTTVVKTALTDAGLDLPDLAKICAPHYGRHLVRSQILRPLGIAEEQTMTGLGLRLGHLGASDQIVALHHLMRTGEARRGDHVLLLGVGVGMTWTAAVLRIEREIPPPGGIGR is encoded by the coding sequence ATGAGATTCGACGACCTCCACCTCACCGGGATCGGCTGCCACCTCGGATCGCTGACCCCGGTCTCGGGCCCCGTGACCGCGGGAACGTACACACCGGAAGAAGCCGCGAAAACGGGCCAGCTCTCGACCTCGGTCGCCGACCGGCACGGCCCCGATCTCGCGGTGAGCGCGGCGCGGGAAGCGCTGCGCCACGCCGACGCCGTCTCCGGCGAGACCGTCCGCCCGTCGCTTTCCCTGCACGCCGGGATCTACTACGCCGGGATCGACTTCTGGCACGCCGCCTCCTACGTGCGCGACCAGCTCGGCATCGGGCCGTGGGCGGGGCTGGCACTGGAAATCGGCGCGATGAGCAACAGCATGGTCGCGGGCCTCGACCTCGCCGCCAGCGTGCTCAGCGGCCGCCCCGACCACGAAGACGTGCTCCTCACCGCGGGCGACCGCTTCGGCGATCCCGGTTTTCCGCACTGGAGCACCGATATCGGCATCGTTTACGGCGACGCGGGCAGCGCGATCGTGGTATCGCGGCGGCCGGGGTTCGCGCGGCTGCTGTCCGTGGCGTCCTTTTCCGACCCGTCGCTGGAAGGCCTGCAACGCGGCGCCGAACCGTTCCGATCGGTCAGTTCCGCCGCGCGCACCCCGATCGACATCCGGCTCCGCAAGCGCCAATGGCTCGAAGACCGGGGTACCGACTACGTGCACACGCGCAACAGCGACGCGGTGACCACCGTGGTGAAGACGGCGCTGACCGACGCGGGCCTCGATCTCCCCGACCTGGCCAAGATCTGCGCCCCGCACTACGGGCGCCACCTGGTGCGCAGCCAGATCCTGCGCCCGCTCGGCATCGCCGAGGAGCAGACCATGACCGGGCTCGGCCTCCGGCTCGGGCATCTCGGTGCCAGCGACCAGATCGTCGCGCTGCACCACCTGATGCGCACCGGCGAGGCGCGCCGAGGCGATCACGTGCTCCTGCTCGGGGTGGGGGTCGGGATGACCTGGACCGCCGCCGTCCTGCGCATCGAACGGGAGATCCCGCCGCCGGGCGGAATCGGGCGCTGA
- the msrA gene encoding peptide-methionine (S)-S-oxide reductase MsrA, producing the protein MSTPSEKPVEKAILAGGCFWGMQDLFRRQPGVVSTRVGYTGGTVANATYRNHEGHAEAIEVLYDPAETDFRALLEFFFQVHDPSTKDRQGNDIGTSYRSAIFYTTDEQKKVAEETIAEVDASGLWPGKVVTEVVPAGDFWEAEPEHQDYLLRIPHGYTCHFPRPDWKLPARH; encoded by the coding sequence ATGTCCACCCCGTCCGAAAAGCCAGTCGAGAAGGCGATCCTCGCCGGTGGCTGCTTCTGGGGGATGCAGGACCTGTTCCGCCGTCAGCCGGGAGTGGTCTCGACGCGCGTCGGCTACACGGGTGGCACCGTGGCGAACGCCACCTACCGGAACCACGAAGGCCACGCCGAGGCCATCGAAGTGCTTTACGACCCGGCGGAGACGGACTTCCGGGCGCTGCTGGAGTTCTTCTTCCAGGTGCACGACCCGAGCACGAAGGACCGCCAGGGCAACGACATCGGCACCAGCTACCGGTCGGCGATCTTCTACACCACCGACGAGCAGAAGAAAGTCGCCGAAGAGACCATCGCCGAGGTCGACGCCTCCGGCCTGTGGCCGGGCAAGGTGGTCACCGAGGTCGTCCCCGCGGGCGACTTCTGGGAGGCGGAGCCGGAGCACCAGGACTACCTGCTGCGGATCCCGCACGGCTACACCTGCCACTTCCCCCGGCCGGACTGGAAACTGCCCGCCCGCCACTGA
- a CDS encoding S1 family peptidase: MPSRKSLALFAAFSAAAMTTGVCAQTASADPLAFAQLQQNSIDQATQVTNTLGASSGGFYLDQGKAVVNVLDDTAAQTVRDAGLTAKKVAHSFAALTAAKDSLDQVHDVPQTAWGIDTRANQVVVTIYSAATPATAAKVTAAANRLGDRARIEHETGKLELYIADGDAIRNSSGRCSLGFNVKKGSTPYLLTAGHCTNLGGTWSGGDVTGARIVHSDCPGADSGLLTRPNGTGPGRINTGQVISRAGTPTVGERIQKQGSTTGGGSGTVKSVDQSVNFDVGVLNHEFGTSAHTDHGDSGGPAYDGSTGLGTLSGGNSTTSYFYPLTRELSSYGVTLA, translated from the coding sequence ATGCCTTCCAGGAAATCCCTCGCCCTCTTCGCCGCCTTCTCGGCCGCGGCGATGACGACCGGCGTCTGCGCGCAGACGGCGTCGGCCGATCCGCTCGCGTTCGCGCAGCTCCAGCAGAACTCGATCGACCAGGCCACCCAGGTCACGAACACGCTCGGCGCCTCGTCCGGCGGGTTCTACCTCGACCAGGGCAAGGCCGTGGTCAACGTCCTCGACGACACCGCGGCGCAGACCGTGCGCGACGCGGGCCTGACCGCCAAGAAGGTCGCGCACAGCTTCGCCGCGCTGACCGCGGCCAAGGACTCGCTCGACCAGGTGCACGACGTCCCGCAGACCGCGTGGGGCATCGACACCCGCGCCAACCAGGTCGTGGTGACGATCTACTCGGCGGCCACCCCGGCGACGGCGGCGAAGGTCACCGCCGCGGCCAACCGGCTCGGCGACCGCGCCAGGATCGAGCACGAAACCGGCAAGCTGGAGCTGTACATCGCCGACGGCGACGCGATCAGGAACAGCTCCGGCCGCTGCTCGCTCGGCTTCAACGTGAAGAAGGGCAGCACGCCGTACCTGCTCACCGCGGGCCACTGCACCAACCTCGGCGGCACCTGGTCCGGCGGCGACGTCACCGGGGCCCGCATCGTGCACAGCGACTGCCCCGGCGCCGACTCCGGCCTGCTGACCCGCCCGAACGGCACCGGCCCCGGCCGGATCAACACCGGACAGGTGATCTCCAGGGCGGGCACGCCCACCGTCGGCGAGCGGATCCAGAAGCAGGGCTCGACCACCGGTGGCGGCAGCGGCACGGTGAAATCGGTCGACCAGTCGGTGAACTTCGACGTCGGCGTGCTCAACCACGAGTTCGGCACGAGCGCGCACACCGACCACGGCGACTCCGGCGGGCCCGCCTACGACGGCTCGACCGGGCTCGGCACCCTGTCCGGCGGCAACAGCACCACCAGCTACTTCTACCCGCTCACCCGCGAGCTGTCCTCGTACGGCGTGACGCTGGCCTGA
- a CDS encoding alpha/beta fold hydrolase: MTGYVRPVLTDGGIRRDGRKAIGSVSARHSAAAARRLVRDSAVLVSLLWAAEDRVFPIEHARRYADALGAQPRTVADSYTYLAEDQPERTAEALRGLLTEPS; the protein is encoded by the coding sequence ATGACCGGCTACGTCCGGCCCGTGCTGACCGACGGCGGAATCCGCCGGGACGGGCGCAAGGCCATCGGCAGCGTCTCCGCTCGGCACAGCGCGGCGGCGGCGCGGCGGCTGGTGCGGGACTCCGCCGTGCTCGTCTCGCTGCTGTGGGCCGCCGAGGACCGCGTGTTCCCGATCGAGCACGCGCGCCGGTACGCGGACGCGCTCGGCGCGCAGCCGCGGACGGTCGCCGATTCGTACACCTACCTCGCCGAGGACCAGCCGGAGCGGACCGCCGAAGCACTTCGCGGCCTGCTGACCGAACCGTCCTGA